In a genomic window of Roseiflexus castenholzii DSM 13941:
- a CDS encoding penicillin acylase family protein — MISLGQLGKTAGIIIGAAAGIAGVGAVAALRRPLPRTSGTLPLPGLQAPVKVIRDRWGVPHIYAAGNDDLFMAQGYVHAQDRLWQMEFQRRAASGQLAEVFGAVALDSDRFVRVLGFRRIAEREVDTLDEETRRLVEAYVRGVNAFIEQHAGNLPIEFTVLRLRPRPWTVADVLVWGRMMALQLSRNWREELVRARLIATLGAERAATLMPHYPDDHPIIVPPGIQYTPTMGQSAMERADATSRFFPDGGGQGSNSWAVAAHRAIGGGPLLASDPHLAITMPSLWYENHLSGGDFHVTGASIPGTPGVVIGHNEHIAWGVTNSGNDVQDLYVEKFDPTDPTGLRYEYQGQWEIAELVREEIVVRGQREVVIEEVRITRHGPIINALTPDHGQSGTNGEASRTEQPLAIRWTALQPTRLLRSVFRLNRARDWESFRDALADWTVPPQNFTYADVEGNIGYALGGDIPLRARGDGSLPAPGWTGEYEWSGIIPHADLPHVLNPSEGFVITANNRIVGDSYPYPFPAEWLNGYRAERIRQLIEQTPRHDAESFARIHADIRSLPGLELAALAGRLPADEPLAQQARDALATWNGELSADSIGGTIYSRLRERLLSTIYADAAATFDAVVGLGAFATLPARDMAHRAFPRLLRRLIERDDHFFGQRTTDDILAAAWNATLAELRAELGDDVATWRYGRIHTLTIRHPLGSLPALATIFNRGPFPTGGDLDTVNMGYLPREFAGPPFYIAPSYRQICDTSDWDRSQSIQPTGQSGHPGSRHYGDFVQPWLNVQYHPMSWSRSRVEEVAAARMTLQPVEEKAADVAIPARSAL, encoded by the coding sequence ATGATCTCGCTTGGTCAATTGGGGAAAACCGCCGGTATTATTATCGGAGCGGCAGCGGGGATTGCCGGCGTGGGAGCAGTCGCAGCGCTGCGGCGACCGCTTCCGCGCACCTCCGGTACGCTGCCCCTTCCGGGGTTGCAGGCGCCGGTGAAGGTTATTCGTGATCGCTGGGGTGTGCCGCATATCTATGCTGCCGGCAACGATGATCTGTTTATGGCGCAGGGATATGTGCATGCCCAGGATCGGCTCTGGCAGATGGAGTTTCAGCGTCGCGCCGCCTCCGGTCAACTCGCCGAGGTGTTTGGCGCCGTCGCGCTCGACTCCGACCGATTTGTGCGCGTGCTGGGTTTCAGGCGAATAGCAGAGCGCGAGGTAGACACGCTGGACGAGGAAACGCGCCGACTGGTCGAAGCGTATGTTCGCGGGGTGAATGCTTTTATCGAGCAGCACGCCGGCAATCTGCCGATTGAGTTTACTGTTCTGCGCCTGCGTCCACGTCCGTGGACGGTTGCTGATGTGCTGGTGTGGGGCAGAATGATGGCGCTGCAACTGTCGCGCAACTGGCGCGAAGAACTGGTGCGCGCGCGCCTGATTGCAACCCTGGGTGCAGAGCGCGCCGCAACCTTGATGCCGCACTACCCTGACGATCATCCGATCATTGTGCCTCCTGGCATTCAGTACACGCCGACTATGGGACAGTCGGCGATGGAACGGGCGGATGCCACTTCCCGTTTCTTCCCCGATGGCGGAGGGCAGGGCAGCAATTCGTGGGCAGTTGCTGCCCATCGCGCCATCGGCGGGGGCCCGCTGCTCGCCAGTGATCCGCACCTGGCGATTACGATGCCCTCACTCTGGTATGAAAATCATCTGAGCGGTGGCGATTTCCATGTGACCGGCGCCAGCATTCCCGGCACACCCGGCGTTGTTATCGGGCACAACGAGCATATTGCCTGGGGTGTCACGAACAGCGGCAATGATGTTCAGGACCTCTATGTGGAGAAGTTCGATCCGACCGATCCGACCGGGCTGCGGTATGAGTATCAGGGTCAGTGGGAAATCGCCGAACTGGTGCGCGAAGAGATCGTCGTGCGCGGTCAACGCGAAGTGGTGATCGAAGAGGTGCGGATTACCCGCCACGGTCCGATCATTAATGCGCTGACTCCCGACCATGGGCAGAGCGGAACGAATGGTGAGGCGTCGCGTACTGAGCAACCGCTGGCAATTCGCTGGACAGCGCTGCAACCAACCCGCCTGCTGCGGTCGGTCTTCCGCCTGAATCGCGCGCGCGACTGGGAGAGTTTTCGTGACGCGCTGGCTGATTGGACCGTCCCGCCACAAAACTTTACCTACGCCGATGTCGAGGGGAATATTGGTTATGCCCTCGGCGGCGACATTCCACTGCGCGCCCGGGGCGATGGCAGCCTGCCGGCGCCTGGCTGGACGGGTGAATACGAATGGTCGGGCATCATTCCCCACGCTGACCTGCCGCACGTCCTGAATCCGTCGGAAGGGTTCGTGATCACAGCCAACAATCGGATCGTCGGCGACTCCTATCCCTATCCGTTCCCGGCGGAATGGCTCAACGGCTATCGTGCCGAGCGCATCCGACAGTTGATCGAACAGACACCTCGCCACGACGCCGAGTCATTTGCGCGCATCCACGCCGACATTCGCAGTCTGCCCGGCCTGGAACTGGCAGCGCTTGCCGGGCGCCTCCCCGCTGATGAACCGCTGGCACAACAGGCGCGTGATGCACTCGCAACCTGGAATGGGGAGTTGAGCGCCGATAGTATCGGTGGTACGATCTATTCACGTTTGCGCGAGCGCCTGTTGAGCACAATCTATGCCGATGCTGCTGCTACATTCGATGCTGTGGTCGGGTTAGGGGCATTTGCAACACTGCCCGCTCGTGATATGGCACATCGGGCATTTCCGCGCCTGCTACGCCGCCTGATCGAGCGCGACGACCATTTCTTCGGTCAACGCACCACCGATGACATTCTTGCAGCCGCCTGGAATGCAACGCTTGCGGAATTGCGCGCCGAACTCGGCGACGACGTCGCAACCTGGCGCTATGGGCGCATCCATACGCTGACTATCCGCCATCCACTCGGCTCGCTGCCTGCGCTGGCGACGATCTTTAATCGGGGACCGTTTCCGACCGGTGGGGATCTCGATACGGTGAATATGGGATACCTGCCGCGCGAATTCGCTGGACCGCCGTTCTATATTGCGCCTTCGTACCGGCAGATTTGCGATACGTCCGACTGGGATCGCAGTCAGAGCATTCAGCCAACCGGTCAATCCGGGCATCCGGGTAGTCGTCACTATGGCGATTTTGTGCAACCCTGGCTCAATGTGCAGTATCATCCCATGTCCTGGAGTCGTTCGCGGGTCGAAGAGGTTGCCGCCGCCCGGATGACGCTGCAACCGGTGGAGGAAAAAGCAGCGGATGTCGCCATTCCGGCAAGGAGCGCGCTATGA
- a CDS encoding DUF427 domain-containing protein, translating into MRSMRRIPPGPGQESVWDYPRPPRVEPTSRRVRVLFGGVMIADTRRALRVLETSHPPTYYIPPEDVRMEYLTPTVRQSFCEFKGIAGYYTVQVGEKRAENAAWFYARPSPGYEALAGYIAFYPSRMDACYVDDEPVVAQEGDFYGGWITSDIVGPFKGGPGTWGW; encoded by the coding sequence ATGAGGTCCATGCGACGCATTCCTCCCGGTCCGGGTCAGGAGTCGGTCTGGGATTATCCGCGCCCACCGCGTGTCGAACCAACATCACGTCGGGTGCGGGTACTTTTCGGCGGCGTGATGATTGCCGACACTCGCCGCGCGCTGCGGGTGCTGGAGACGAGCCACCCACCAACCTACTACATCCCGCCCGAAGATGTTCGGATGGAGTATCTGACGCCAACCGTCCGGCAGTCGTTCTGCGAATTCAAGGGTATAGCCGGCTACTACACCGTCCAGGTCGGTGAAAAACGCGCCGAGAACGCGGCATGGTTCTATGCCCGTCCGTCGCCGGGGTATGAGGCGCTTGCCGGGTATATTGCGTTCTATCCAAGTCGTATGGACGCCTGTTACGTCGATGATGAACCGGTGGTCGCACAGGAAGGGGACTTCTACGGCGGTTGGATTACCTCGGACATCGTCGGGCCGTTCAAGGGCGGTCCGGGGACGTGGGGATGGTAG
- a CDS encoding purine-nucleoside phosphorylase, producing the protein MDDLLNLIEPARSIIAARISLVPRIALILGSGWSELADNLDNPVVVPYTDIPGFPPTTVVGHRGELVIGVLAGQPVAVMRGRFHFYEGHSMQQVTFPVRVLRALGCTTLLATNAAGGLHADWSVGDLMLITDHIFLPGLAGHHPLRGPNDERMGPRFPAMVGAYDRELMRLACAAADDLGILLREGVYLMLSGPAFESSAELRMCRLLGADAVGMSTVPEIVVARHMGMRCMGLSLITNLALADGPPANHQEVLDAGKSARPRVTALIRAILERMDRTATIPTSPDRP; encoded by the coding sequence GTGGACGACCTTTTGAACCTGATCGAACCCGCCCGTTCGATCATTGCTGCGCGCATCAGCCTTGTTCCGCGCATTGCGCTCATTCTTGGATCGGGATGGAGCGAACTGGCGGACAATCTGGACAACCCCGTCGTGGTTCCCTACACAGACATTCCTGGCTTTCCGCCAACGACGGTCGTCGGTCATCGCGGTGAACTGGTCATCGGGGTGCTGGCAGGTCAACCGGTGGCTGTGATGCGTGGACGGTTTCACTTTTATGAAGGGCACTCAATGCAGCAGGTCACGTTTCCGGTGCGTGTGCTGCGCGCGCTCGGCTGCACCACGCTACTGGCGACCAACGCCGCCGGCGGGTTGCACGCCGACTGGAGCGTTGGCGATCTGATGCTCATAACCGACCATATTTTTCTGCCAGGGCTGGCAGGCCATCACCCATTGCGCGGACCCAACGATGAGCGCATGGGTCCGCGCTTCCCGGCAATGGTTGGCGCCTACGACCGCGAGTTGATGAGGCTGGCGTGCGCTGCGGCAGACGATCTGGGCATTCTGCTGCGTGAGGGAGTCTATTTGATGCTATCGGGTCCGGCATTCGAGAGCAGCGCCGAACTGCGCATGTGTCGCCTGCTCGGTGCTGACGCGGTTGGCATGTCCACCGTGCCTGAGATTGTCGTTGCGCGGCATATGGGGATGCGCTGTATGGGGCTTTCGCTGATCACCAACCTGGCGCTGGCGGACGGACCGCCCGCCAATCACCAGGAAGTGCTCGATGCCGGCAAGTCGGCGCGCCCACGAGTTACTGCGCTGATCCGCGCCATCCTGGAGCGGATGGATCGCACCGCTACCATCCCCACGTCCCCGGACCGCCCTTGA
- a CDS encoding PH domain-containing protein encodes MNAIDTLLGRGEHVRYIGRQHVFVLIGNILTELLLIGVLIAAGVVSQVAFPDKMLAGMQVGVLVLIVCVVISLLVLGSAFLDYLRWSNEQCVVTDRRVILLRGIFNTEAVDIPVERINGVELRQSWVGRLLNFGDIEIMTASESGVSQCRSLARPQEFKRAMDDARHDIERGYAYIDQRDIDAYLDVEDMLPDVDRVSHALQRLVDMRDRGLISREEFEAKKRELLGRI; translated from the coding sequence ATGAACGCGATTGACACCCTCCTGGGGCGCGGTGAGCATGTGCGCTACATTGGTCGGCAACATGTGTTTGTGTTGATCGGGAATATTCTGACCGAATTGCTGCTGATCGGCGTGTTGATCGCCGCCGGCGTCGTCTCGCAGGTGGCATTTCCCGATAAAATGCTGGCCGGCATGCAAGTCGGCGTTTTGGTGTTGATCGTCTGCGTGGTTATCAGCCTCCTTGTGCTTGGCAGCGCTTTTCTCGATTATCTGCGCTGGTCGAATGAACAATGCGTGGTCACCGATCGGCGCGTGATCCTGCTGCGCGGTATTTTCAACACCGAGGCGGTCGATATTCCGGTCGAGAGGATCAACGGAGTGGAACTGCGCCAGAGTTGGGTAGGGCGTCTCTTGAATTTTGGTGACATCGAGATCATGACCGCCTCTGAGTCGGGCGTCAGTCAATGTCGCAGTCTGGCTCGTCCACAAGAGTTCAAGCGCGCGATGGATGATGCGCGCCACGATATCGAACGCGGCTATGCCTATATCGATCAGCGTGACATTGATGCGTATCTCGATGTCGAAGATATGCTTCCCGATGTCGATCGCGTGTCGCACGCTTTGCAGCGTCTGGTAGACATGCGGGATCGCGGACTGATCTCGCGGGAAGAGTTCGAAGCCAAAAAACGGGAATTGCTCGGTCGTATTTAG
- the recO gene encoding DNA repair protein RecO, translating into MYRCEAIIIRRSDSGEADRVLTILTPSGKQRVIAKGARKIHSRLAGHIELFTHTTLMLAIGRNLHIVTQSSPLDRFEHLRADLERIGAAYYAAELVDRLIAEESENRRAFELLLGALRALNAGAAIDLTLRAYELHLLDAVGYRPQLYECAACGVRLTEATDRFSPAAGGALCPQCAGADRRALPMRLSTFKLLRYMQIQPPEIAGELRVSTATRAEAESLLRAYLRHILERDLRSLAFLDDVRQHPEPSLFVGSTGAQGDDDERD; encoded by the coding sequence GTGTATCGTTGTGAAGCAATCATCATCCGCAGATCCGATAGCGGCGAAGCGGATCGGGTGCTGACGATTCTGACCCCGTCGGGCAAGCAGCGTGTGATTGCGAAGGGAGCGCGCAAGATTCATAGTCGCCTGGCAGGGCATATCGAACTGTTTACTCATACCACCCTTATGCTGGCGATTGGACGCAACCTGCACATCGTGACGCAGAGCAGTCCGTTGGACCGCTTTGAGCATTTGCGCGCTGATCTCGAACGCATTGGCGCCGCGTACTATGCCGCTGAACTGGTTGATCGCCTGATCGCGGAAGAAAGTGAAAACCGACGCGCGTTTGAGTTGTTGCTCGGCGCTTTACGCGCACTCAATGCTGGCGCTGCCATCGATCTCACCCTGCGCGCCTATGAGTTGCACTTACTGGACGCAGTTGGCTACCGTCCACAGTTGTATGAGTGCGCTGCGTGCGGCGTGAGGCTGACCGAGGCGACGGATCGGTTCAGTCCGGCAGCGGGAGGTGCGCTCTGCCCACAATGCGCTGGCGCTGATCGTCGGGCGCTGCCAATGCGCCTGTCCACGTTCAAGTTGCTGCGCTATATGCAGATACAACCACCGGAGATCGCCGGCGAGTTGCGGGTATCAACCGCCACGCGCGCCGAAGCGGAATCGTTGCTGCGCGCCTATCTACGCCATATCCTGGAACGCGACCTGCGTTCGCTGGCATTCCTCGACGATGTTCGACAGCACCCTGAACCATCCCTGTTCGTCGGATCAACCGGAGCTCAAGGAGATGACGATGAACGCGATTGA
- the tgt gene encoding tRNA guanosine(34) transglycosylase Tgt: MTLIFEIEARDTHSRARIGRITTAHGVIETPVFMPVGTRGSIKSLTPDEVRDHGAQIILGNTYHLYLQPGHELIARMGGLHRFMGWEGPILTDSGGFQVFSLVYGGIADEIKGRRPTQQVQPGMVRVTDDAVIFKSYIDGSTHVFTPERSIEIQKGIGADIILCFDELPPFHAGYDYTARSLERTHEWERRCLIFHQETRAGGLPFAPPNPDQALFGIVHGGVFPDLRRASAEYLRELSFDGLCIGGSLGGDKEQMRAVVDMTVPHLPDHLPRHLLGIGDVDDLIECVARGIDMFDCVSPTRLGRHGTALVRDMSTLPAQRRWKLNVTNASLRDDQEPLDSWCDCYTCQRYSRAYIHHLFRAQELLGIRLVSLHNVAFLLKLMREIRQSIREGRFAQLRAEWLGD, translated from the coding sequence ATGACGCTGATATTCGAAATCGAGGCGCGCGACACCCATAGCCGCGCTCGCATCGGACGGATCACCACCGCCCACGGAGTCATCGAGACCCCCGTGTTTATGCCGGTCGGCACCCGCGGCTCGATCAAATCGTTGACCCCTGATGAGGTGCGTGACCACGGCGCGCAGATTATTCTCGGGAACACCTATCATCTCTACCTGCAACCCGGGCACGAGTTGATTGCGCGCATGGGAGGATTGCACCGTTTCATGGGATGGGAAGGACCTATCCTGACCGATAGCGGTGGGTTTCAGGTGTTCAGCCTGGTGTATGGCGGGATTGCCGACGAAATTAAGGGTCGGCGACCGACGCAGCAGGTGCAGCCCGGTATGGTGAGGGTTACCGATGATGCCGTGATTTTCAAGTCGTATATCGATGGTTCGACCCATGTGTTCACTCCTGAACGGAGCATTGAGATTCAGAAAGGCATCGGCGCTGACATCATACTCTGCTTCGATGAGTTGCCGCCGTTTCATGCCGGGTACGACTACACTGCTCGTTCACTGGAACGCACCCACGAATGGGAACGACGCTGCCTGATATTCCATCAGGAAACTCGCGCGGGCGGGTTGCCATTTGCGCCGCCGAATCCTGATCAGGCACTGTTCGGTATCGTTCATGGAGGCGTCTTTCCCGACTTGCGGCGAGCAAGCGCCGAATATCTGCGTGAACTCTCATTCGATGGGTTGTGTATCGGCGGTTCGCTCGGCGGCGACAAGGAACAGATGCGTGCTGTGGTGGATATGACCGTGCCGCACCTGCCCGACCATCTGCCGCGCCACCTGCTCGGCATTGGTGATGTGGACGACCTGATCGAATGTGTGGCGCGCGGCATCGATATGTTCGATTGCGTCAGCCCGACACGCCTTGGTCGGCATGGGACGGCGCTGGTACGCGATATGAGCACGCTGCCGGCGCAGCGGCGCTGGAAACTGAATGTGACCAATGCGTCGTTGCGCGACGACCAGGAACCGCTGGACTCGTGGTGTGATTGTTATACGTGTCAGCGTTATTCGCGCGCCTACATCCACCACTTGTTTCGCGCTCAGGAATTGCTCGGCATTCGGCTTGTCAGTCTGCACAATGTCGCTTTCCTGCTCAAACTCATGCGCGAGATTCGCCAGAGCATTCGTGAGGGGCGCTTCGCGCAACTGCGCGCCGAATGGCTTGGAGATTGA
- a CDS encoding DUF5667 domain-containing protein, which translates to MVRRSQQLDIAEAFDEALNRLLSGASIDECLARYPQAAANLEPLLEIAGLVRHEAALPLPPELERWLPTGAQEFSALAGQMLAQRQRTGHLLRPLRKAAVQRVLAGALAVTVLLASVDTASAQSLPGDPLYVWKVAREDLTLSITTDPAQRSKLHIDYARRRMLEIEMLITGNDSITPQALEEPLAILSVHVRGAVVESRQIGTADVSDDVNVLIDEVRKTLFQLASKVPDANPLIDTVQGQIDAVIEPTVAPPATTIPLSSPAPASTTQTPAATDAPSPTSADVPVVDLTDQTPSVEDRPTPDGESTQAVATPPPTARPPRPTPTPGQAAPTATNAPLPTRTPMPGSPTSTPSPTATYTVQPTEVPPTDTPLPTHTPSPTHTPPPTATRIPPTEPPSVSSTPQPPPTARPPRPTLTPTPAPTATPTDTPTPAPTDTPTPAPTATPTDTPTPAPTATPTLTPTDQPNTPPDLAEASSTPTITPDDPDSDDERTDNGASPNSAAP; encoded by the coding sequence ATGGTTCGACGCAGTCAACAACTGGACATTGCGGAGGCGTTCGATGAGGCGCTCAATCGATTGCTGAGCGGCGCGTCTATCGATGAGTGCCTGGCGCGCTATCCGCAGGCGGCTGCGAATCTTGAGCCATTGCTGGAGATTGCAGGTCTTGTGCGCCACGAGGCGGCATTGCCTCTGCCGCCAGAACTGGAACGCTGGCTGCCAACCGGCGCACAGGAGTTTTCTGCACTTGCCGGTCAGATGCTCGCACAGCGGCAGAGAACCGGGCATCTGCTACGTCCACTTCGCAAAGCCGCAGTGCAGCGCGTGCTAGCAGGCGCTCTGGCAGTGACGGTGTTGCTGGCATCGGTCGATACGGCATCTGCGCAGAGTCTGCCCGGTGATCCACTGTATGTCTGGAAAGTTGCGCGCGAGGATTTGACGCTCTCCATCACCACCGATCCGGCACAGCGCAGTAAATTGCATATCGACTATGCCCGCCGTCGGATGCTGGAAATTGAAATGCTGATCACCGGCAACGATTCGATCACTCCGCAGGCGCTCGAAGAACCGCTTGCCATTCTTTCGGTGCATGTTCGTGGTGCGGTCGTGGAAAGCCGTCAGATCGGCACAGCAGATGTGTCAGATGATGTGAATGTGCTGATCGATGAGGTGCGGAAGACGCTGTTCCAACTTGCGTCAAAGGTGCCGGACGCGAATCCGCTGATCGATACTGTGCAGGGGCAGATCGACGCGGTGATCGAGCCAACGGTAGCGCCGCCTGCAACCACGATTCCGCTGTCATCGCCAGCGCCGGCATCAACCACGCAAACTCCGGCAGCAACCGATGCACCATCCCCGACATCGGCTGATGTGCCGGTTGTGGATCTGACCGATCAGACCCCCTCCGTGGAAGACCGCCCAACACCCGACGGCGAATCTACTCAGGCTGTGGCGACCCCGCCGCCAACTGCTCGTCCGCCACGGCCCACGCCAACACCGGGTCAGGCTGCACCGACGGCAACGAATGCGCCGTTGCCGACTCGCACGCCGATGCCTGGTTCTCCTACATCTACGCCGTCGCCAACTGCAACATATACGGTGCAACCGACGGAGGTTCCGCCCACGGATACGCCGTTGCCGACGCATACACCATCGCCGACGCATACGCCGCCGCCAACGGCGACCCGCATCCCACCAACCGAGCCGCCTTCGGTAAGTTCGACGCCGCAACCGCCGCCAACTGCTCGTCCACCGCGTCCAACATTGACGCCCACACCGGCGCCGACCGCCACGCCGACCGACACACCTACACCGGCGCCGACCGACACACCCACACCGGCGCCGACCGCCACGCCGACCGACACACCCACACCGGCGCCGACCGCTACACCCACCCTCACGCCAACGGATCAGCCAAATACGCCGCCTGATCTTGCTGAAGCATCCAGCACACCAACCATAACGCCAGACGATCCCGACAGCGACGACGAACGTACAGACAATGGCGCTTCTCCCAATTCGGCGGCGCCATAA